The Phyllopteryx taeniolatus isolate TA_2022b chromosome 2, UOR_Ptae_1.2, whole genome shotgun sequence nucleotide sequence GCATGACTCACAAACAGCATGCACGTTTGTTTTTCTGGATTGCCAGCACGTACCGCTCAGCTTCTCCAAATGGACCTGGCCAATGAAATATTGATATCCGTCAGGCTTTTAGTGGGCTTTCCCTTCCCAAATATCGGCGTAGGAGGAGGATGCTCCATTTGGCTTGACGGAAGGGAAATTCCTCCGCTCTTCCAGCCACCCCCCTCCGCCGCGCGAGGCTGCCATTACGCACGACTATAATAAGAATGGGCCGCGAGTCTGCGTGACGTCACATCTGCTTCTGTATAAATAAAGTGAGCGGCGACCACTGAAAGAAAGGCACGACTGCGGGATTCCTGAACCAGGCATCGTTGGATTTATTGGCAGCACCTAGTAAGtgatttcatacatttttggtTTGAGATAATAAACTGTAGGTCGTGATTTGATCGACCTTTAGCCGTACAGGACCACACCGATAAGTCTTGGTCCATGTGTCCACAGGACCTCTGTTTTAAGCAATGACTTTGAACAAGAGCGACAAATTGCGCAGCATGGACAAGAGGAGAGGCAGCACGCCCTTCCCCGTGAACATGGCCAACCTGCACCGCAGAAGCATGCCGGTGGACGACAGGGACCTGCGCGCCACCGCCGTGGACCCGAGCGGACAAAACCACGAGCTGTCCAAGATGCTGCGCTGCACCACCTACTCCCAGAACGAGCAGCACCGGGGCAGCTGCGCCTCCGACTCCTCGGACTCGGTCATCTCCACCGGCAGCGAGGCCGACTCGCAGGTGCACAAGGTGGTTCTCCTCGGGGAGCACGGCGTGGGCAAGTCGAGCCTGGCGCGCGTCTTCGGCGGAGTTGAGGACGCTGCTCACGACTGTGACGAAGCAGGTAAACGATGCCGTGCAGACAATCAGTCATCATCCCTCGCGCGGCGAGTTCATCGTGCCCTTAACTGTGTCACCAAAGGTCAATTCAAATACTGAGCAATTCAAAACGTGCAAAAGATTTCGACAGAAAGAGCCCACAGCCACTTTAAAACAGTTGACTGTGATCCGGGATACTTGCCCAGTAGTGCTGCACTCGTTTGATTTCCATGCAGGCAGTTCCCACTCATAGTGAAGGTGTTAATGAGAGTTGTGTTTCTCGAGCTACAGCTCTGCAAAAACATCCGTTTCTCTGATTTAGCTATTTACCGTAATGGTGTATGTTTGAGTAAAATAATTCCCCCCACCCTAAATcctaaaaacaaatgacagcaTGACTCCCAGATACAAATAttgtcaatttgaaaatgtatttgcagaaaatgcaaattgtcaaaATCCCAAAAGAGCTCTACTGAGTCCAGGGTCCTTCTGCCCGATGTCCACTGGGATAGGCTGCTGTCCTTAACAGgagaagcggtatagaaaatggatggatgcattcatATAACAGTTGTGTGAATCCGTGATGGCAAATTTGCTCTGATGGATTGGTTTCTTATTTCTGCGTGCAAGAGTGTACACATATTGATTATTGCTATTTCCATCTCCAGCGCTGCACTCAGCTGTCACAAACACATCCAATAATGCTGTATAACACTAAGCAAAATCTAGTGTCAAAGGCCAGCCCATAAATAGATGTCATCTCTTCCAGAATGTAcattgcaaaataaatacattgcttAAATATGCTATTTTGGTGTAACgtagtatttgtatttgtttctacCACTTCAGGGAACTCCTATGACAGATCTATTGTGGTGGATGAGGAAGAATCAGCTATTGTGCTGTATGACATCTGGGAACAGGTGATGTTCATAATCATAATTACCATTTATACAAATTAATATTCGTCATCAATATATGACGCTGAAAACTAGAATCTTTTTTTACTATAAAGGATAACAGCCAGTGGCTAAAGGAGCAGTGCATGAGGATGGGTGACGCCTACATCATCGTGTACTCGGTGACGGACAAATCAAGCTTCGAGAAGGCGTCGGAGTTGCGAATTCAGCTGCGCAGGGCCAGACAGTCTGAAGATATTCCCATAATCCTTGTGGGCAATAAGAGTGACCTGGTGAGGTCCAGAGAAGTGTCAGTTGATGGTGAGTCCTTATTTTTAACCCTATGTAGCCAAACTAATAAGACAAAGAAACTGTTTCAAGTAAAAGTTTTGGGTGAGCTGGCATTTTAAGAGATCAGCTATTTAGAAAGAAATCTCTTTTCTTAGGACTAAATGTGCATAGTTAACTTCTCAGTGAAGTCATATTTCTCCCTCGATTGTGATTGTTATTGCAGAGGGGAGTGCTTGTGCGATGGTGTTTGACTGCAAGTTCATAGAGACGTCGGCCTCCCTACACCACAACGTGCAGGACCTGTTTGAGGGCATCGTTAGGCAAATCCGCCTGAGGAAGGACAGCAAAGAGGAGAACGCTCGACGCATGGCTAACTGCAGGCGGAGAGAGAGCATCAGCAAGAAAGCCAAAAGATTTCTGGGCCGCATGGTTGCACGCAAAAACAAGAAGATGGCTTTTAGGCAGAAGTCAAAGTCCTGCCATGACCTCACAGTTCTTTGAGAACTACATTGGACACAAAGACTTTCCATCTTTTCTTGGCCTCGGAAGACCCAGcgctgtgtgttttttatttgaacactaacTAAAATGGACTAATAGAGCTGtacagaaatatatttttgatctTCAGACACCAAAAGCAAAGTCTATAGTAGAAGACAGACTTGACTTGTCATATCATGTTAATGGTGTTCACATGCATGAAGCTTTGcctatttatttcattttgtctgccttaatccacaaaggttttttttctattagattGCAAAGATTTCCTTTTCTATTTTACTGAAAGGGATCATCGATGTTAAAATAGTACCATGAATGATGCTGAATGCAACATACATACATCTCATTATGCACACGGCCATAAAGCATCACAAGTATTCTGGAGTAATATTCACTTGAAGGACGGTACGCAGGTTCGTGCCTCAGTCAAGTTAAAAGAACCTGCAGCATTAAGAGAAACTATTGCAGTTGTTCTTTAACACTGAGTTCAATTTTTGAAGCGGTATGCTGTATTTGTCTTGTAGACATTCAGGTTTTCTTTGTCttcgatatatattttttttcaataaattttcaaatgaaaatataaaacctCTTATTTCCTGcagcgaaaaaaaaaagaaacaatgttTTGGTTGAGTGAAAGTGAGTACTGTGATTTTCACCCTCTTGAATATTCATTTGAGGCTGTCAGCGGAATGGTTGTGCTCTGGCTTTGGCTTTATAGGCAGGAAACATGGTAGTTAAGCGTGGGTATTTGAATTTGTTAAACATTAATCCGCTGAAGGAGTACAAGAGCAAGACTTTTTCCAGCCAATTTTAAACTCCGCTCACACCTCTCAAAGGGACCACACACATCATTCCAAGAAGGTAAGGATACAgcaaaatatttctttaaaagtgttgtttttttttgttttttttaattgcacctTAAAACACAAGATGTAGGAATATTTTAGGATAACCTTTACGAGCCTTTCATGAATTTTTGGTCAAATGTAGCTTTCGTGAGTCTTGTGGTACTGCCGGTGAGGTGTCACTTTAATGTTTCATAGGTTACACATCAGAATGCATGAAATAATACCATGTTTGTGATGCAGTAACAAGCGAGATCTGTAGATTCCTGTCTGAAGCCATGTGGGTTTGAAATGTTATAACATTTACAGGTAGTCATCATGGCTGATAGCAGGGCTGGACCTGCGCTCATATTTGCTGTCACAGTAAGATACTTACAGTACCCTGATGCACCTTTAAATACATAATTGTTCACCACATGGAAAAGTAAAGGctcagtaaataaaaaaaaaaataaaaataaaaaataaacatcactgAATTCTTCCTGTCTCGCTGTTTTGCAGGTGGTGATATACATATTTGCTTTCTGTTTAGGAGCAAATGTTAAAATAGGTGTCCCAGAGAACTATGATGGCATTTTCCCATGGTATT carries:
- the rrad gene encoding GTP-binding protein RAD; the protein is MTLNKSDKLRSMDKRRGSTPFPVNMANLHRRSMPVDDRDLRATAVDPSGQNHELSKMLRCTTYSQNEQHRGSCASDSSDSVISTGSEADSQVHKVVLLGEHGVGKSSLARVFGGVEDAAHDCDEAGNSYDRSIVVDEEESAIVLYDIWEQDNSQWLKEQCMRMGDAYIIVYSVTDKSSFEKASELRIQLRRARQSEDIPIILVGNKSDLVRSREVSVDEGSACAMVFDCKFIETSASLHHNVQDLFEGIVRQIRLRKDSKEENARRMANCRRRESISKKAKRFLGRMVARKNKKMAFRQKSKSCHDLTVL